The following coding sequences are from one Acidobacteriota bacterium window:
- a CDS encoding chalcone isomerase family protein, with the protein MTRKLVISIAGLCLMMGLSCLSAMAQNVKEPSTGVSFLSKGGNYGYSFEVTHLGVRSKLGFKVYAAAAYYEAGKYNKAADAKSQMLKDGAAKLIIMHFVRDVEAAKIREQYEESLRKNTSGYDSLKSVVDPFLSSLVDMKSGDRMELCWGPGGAVTLAVKGQVKHRFTNKSLATGLWSIWFGNSPILSWKAQ; encoded by the coding sequence ATGACTCGAAAACTGGTCATTTCAATTGCCGGCCTCTGTCTGATGATGGGCTTGAGCTGTCTTTCAGCCATGGCGCAAAATGTCAAAGAACCATCAACCGGCGTCTCGTTTTTATCAAAGGGCGGCAATTACGGATATAGCTTTGAAGTCACCCATCTTGGAGTTCGCAGCAAACTCGGATTCAAAGTCTATGCTGCGGCTGCTTATTACGAAGCCGGTAAGTACAACAAAGCGGCGGATGCCAAATCACAGATGCTCAAGGACGGAGCCGCCAAACTCATCATCATGCACTTTGTGCGTGATGTCGAAGCCGCCAAAATCCGTGAGCAATATGAAGAGAGTCTGCGCAAGAACACCTCCGGGTACGATTCACTGAAAAGCGTCGTGGATCCGTTTTTAAGTTCCCTGGTTGATATGAAATCTGGGGACCGAATGGAATTGTGCTGGGGGCCGGGCGGTGCCGTAACCCTGGCGGTCAAAGGACAGGTCAAACATCGCTTCACAAACAAATCGCTGGCCACCGGGCTCTGGTCAATCTGGTTTGGGAATTCGCCGATTTTGAGCTGGAAAGCGCAATAA